A genomic region of Litoribrevibacter albus contains the following coding sequences:
- a CDS encoding DUF2167 domain-containing protein, which translates to MTLRIVLSILLGWMSFFAFAEEAEVSQEEQEYLSWAKDIWDSLDRQTGEIKLPEAGAVLNVPENFYYLGPQDAEKVLVDVWGNPPGQLSLGMLFPEGMTPFDGDSWAVTINYEEDGYVSDEDADEIDYEELLDEMKADAKATNKARKEAGYDTIEIIGWAAPPYYDSVEKKLHWAKEIQFGSDENHTLNYNIRVLGRKGVLVLNFIAGMNQKQTIDSNISTVLALASFDEGSQYSDFDPEIDKVAAYGLGALVAGKVIAKTGILAAALLFLKKFGVFILVGIGAIFKSLFSRKKSDD; encoded by the coding sequence ATGACGTTAAGGATTGTTTTAAGCATTTTGCTAGGTTGGATGTCGTTTTTTGCGTTTGCTGAAGAAGCAGAAGTTTCGCAGGAAGAGCAGGAATATTTGTCTTGGGCAAAAGACATTTGGGACAGCTTGGATCGCCAAACAGGGGAAATCAAGTTGCCAGAAGCGGGTGCGGTGTTAAACGTACCTGAAAATTTCTATTACCTTGGTCCACAAGATGCAGAAAAAGTATTGGTTGATGTGTGGGGAAATCCACCAGGGCAACTATCGTTAGGGATGTTGTTTCCTGAGGGCATGACGCCGTTCGACGGTGACTCATGGGCGGTGACCATTAACTATGAAGAAGATGGTTATGTGTCTGATGAGGATGCTGATGAGATCGATTACGAAGAATTGCTTGATGAAATGAAGGCCGATGCCAAGGCGACGAACAAAGCTCGTAAAGAAGCCGGCTATGACACCATCGAGATCATTGGTTGGGCTGCGCCTCCATACTATGATTCGGTTGAGAAAAAATTACATTGGGCGAAGGAAATTCAGTTCGGAAGCGATGAAAATCACACCCTGAACTACAACATTCGTGTGCTAGGTCGTAAAGGTGTATTGGTGCTTAACTTCATTGCTGGAATGAATCAGAAACAGACCATTGATTCTAATATTTCTACGGTACTAGCATTGGCTTCGTTTGACGAAGGTTCTCAATACAGCGACTTTGATCCTGAAATTGATAAGGTGGCAGCTTATGGCTTAGGTGCATTAGTGGCGGGCAAAGTGATCGCTAAGACTGGCATCTTGGCAGCAGCCCTTTTGTTCCTTAAAAAGTTTGGTGTTTTTATCCTTGTGGGAATTGGTGCCATCTTTAAATCGTTGTTCTCTCGTAAGAAGTCAGACGATTAA
- a CDS encoding sigma-70 family RNA polymerase sigma factor codes for MISTTIEQPCSGSLMNLQDCQKSQLPENLSSVQYGFQLDQLLKSDSAANEAQHQEVLTQDQIWVKKFQDGDTRVFNHLVNKYERKLRNMVSRIIFHRDDVDDILQETWLSVYKALKSFRGDAQFYSWLYRIAQNTAISAVKREIVKKKAFEPGYVDQEYAQDAYNEDSPLNLTNPSYSPEEHLLDQQLEQKLEEGIAKLSKDLRETFIYRERHGLSYQQIASIQAIPIGTVRSRINRARDIITSQRGLEDINLTPVV; via the coding sequence ATGATCAGCACCACTATCGAACAGCCATGCTCAGGTAGCTTGATGAATCTTCAGGATTGCCAGAAAAGTCAGCTTCCAGAAAATCTATCCAGCGTTCAATACGGATTTCAACTTGATCAACTGCTGAAATCAGATTCAGCAGCCAATGAAGCGCAACATCAGGAAGTCCTCACGCAAGATCAAATCTGGGTAAAGAAGTTTCAAGACGGCGACACAAGAGTCTTCAATCACTTGGTTAACAAGTACGAACGAAAACTGAGAAATATGGTATCCCGGATTATTTTCCACCGGGATGATGTTGATGACATCCTTCAGGAAACGTGGTTGAGCGTGTACAAAGCACTCAAAAGTTTCCGTGGAGACGCCCAGTTCTATAGTTGGCTGTATCGTATTGCTCAGAATACGGCGATCTCTGCAGTGAAGAGAGAAATCGTAAAGAAAAAAGCATTTGAGCCCGGCTATGTAGATCAGGAATATGCACAAGATGCATATAACGAAGACTCACCGCTGAATCTGACCAACCCAAGTTATTCACCGGAAGAGCATTTGCTTGATCAGCAATTGGAACAAAAACTGGAAGAAGGTATTGCCAAATTGTCAAAAGATCTGCGTGAGACCTTCATTTATAGAGAAAGACATGGACTGAGCTATCAGCAGATTGCTAGCATTCAAGCAATTCCAATCGGAACGGTCCGCTCACGAATAAACCGGGCCAGAGACATCATTACCAGTCAACGAGGCCTGGAAGATATAAATCTTACTCCGGTTGTTTAG
- a CDS encoding substrate-binding periplasmic protein, with product MFKFIQFLCVPWFMFAFLSEARGSETSLTYYVIEEQARPFQISSGEGGYSGIASDLVEAIFAQSDISLNYETLPFRRMLRKMEQTRDSHWIALGSPEWQGIQAERLSKFPIFTAHHVAVVAKNVNPSQTNISHLSELKSKHAILLFGFDYPGLAPFLKKQEMTRQFVKTYDSAFKLIQRHPQESVFIEMELRVEHNLKRFSFPEDQIYSLDMSSVIPDYDIHLAYSPGLENGLVEMLDAEILKLKGNGQLEAIIARYR from the coding sequence GTGTTTAAATTCATTCAGTTTCTTTGTGTCCCGTGGTTCATGTTTGCTTTTTTGTCAGAAGCGCGGGGCAGTGAAACGTCGTTAACCTACTATGTTATTGAAGAGCAGGCTCGCCCCTTTCAGATATCATCAGGCGAGGGCGGTTATTCTGGAATAGCATCAGATCTGGTAGAGGCTATTTTTGCCCAATCAGATATTAGTCTGAATTATGAAACTTTGCCTTTCCGACGGATGCTCCGAAAAATGGAGCAAACTCGCGACAGCCACTGGATTGCTTTAGGCTCTCCTGAATGGCAGGGAATTCAAGCGGAACGCTTATCAAAATTTCCTATTTTTACTGCTCATCATGTAGCGGTGGTTGCAAAAAATGTTAATCCTTCGCAAACAAATATCTCTCATTTATCGGAATTAAAGAGCAAGCATGCCATTTTGTTGTTTGGCTTTGATTATCCGGGGCTGGCGCCGTTCCTTAAAAAACAGGAGATGACGCGGCAGTTTGTTAAAACGTATGACTCAGCATTCAAATTAATTCAACGACACCCGCAAGAATCCGTATTCATCGAAATGGAGTTGCGGGTAGAGCACAATCTCAAACGTTTTTCATTCCCTGAGGATCAGATCTATTCGCTGGATATGTCCAGTGTAATTCCTGACTACGATATCCATTTGGCGTATTCTCCGGGGTTAGAAAATGGACTGGTAGAAATGCTGGATGCCGAAATTCTAAAGCTTAAAGGCAACGGGCAGCTTGAAGCTATCATTGCTCGCTATCGTTAG
- a CDS encoding YjbF family lipoprotein, with amino-acid sequence MGVVGKSLEIAFFGHPDAQFSREYIENLPYASMVLKIGMGPKSLVVHSRTMNQDVHWIAADYTVYVTRYGRIVKTVNLPINRVGLEFRGTDPVWQVQQGLPFDQNIYYEVDLQPGNYFATPIRATFEFDGEETLEILGKTYQTKRYVERFHSEKLYWEDENYFWFDKDTGALRQTLQFVDPKTPAYLTQHVR; translated from the coding sequence TCCAGATGCTCAATTCAGTCGTGAGTATATAGAAAACCTTCCGTATGCTTCTATGGTTCTCAAGATCGGGATGGGGCCTAAATCTTTGGTGGTTCATTCCAGAACCATGAATCAGGATGTTCATTGGATTGCGGCCGATTATACGGTGTACGTTACACGATATGGACGGATTGTTAAGACCGTTAATCTTCCTATTAATCGGGTTGGTTTAGAGTTCCGGGGTACTGATCCCGTCTGGCAGGTTCAGCAAGGACTACCGTTTGATCAGAACATTTACTATGAGGTAGATCTTCAGCCCGGTAACTACTTTGCCACACCTATACGGGCAACATTTGAATTCGATGGTGAAGAAACGCTTGAGATTTTGGGTAAAACCTATCAAACCAAGCGTTACGTTGAACGTTTCCATAGTGAAAAACTTTACTGGGAAGATGAGAACTATTTCTGGTTTGATAAGGACACTGGCGCTTTGAGACAAACCTTGCAGTTTGTTGATCCTAAAACGCCTGCATACTTAACTCAGCATGTCCGCTGA
- a CDS encoding substrate-binding periplasmic protein — protein sequence MRYLAVTLLLLLHSDPNFAENSFPRVEIVCEEWKDYTNKDGSGLYWDILKAIYQPKGIELNLQTVPWKRAKRLVSTRKKDVLVAEYYLPQSDYVFPQIHFAVEDPVVALFDPSLIQWKKIESLSPARLAWVRGYDFSDYLNFPIELIEVNNTQQGLKMLSAGRIEVLLDYEQGVKEAAKQEHMDISQFQLEQALPGKKLYLAFAKNDHTPRLIELYEQGMKSIYLSGELERLYKKWHQSQKYLWFKDSIKNQITPTEK from the coding sequence ATGAGATATCTGGCTGTAACCTTACTGCTTTTGCTTCATTCAGATCCAAACTTTGCTGAAAACAGTTTCCCCCGAGTTGAAATTGTGTGCGAAGAGTGGAAAGACTATACCAACAAAGATGGTTCTGGCTTGTACTGGGATATTTTGAAAGCCATTTATCAACCAAAAGGCATTGAATTAAATTTACAGACGGTGCCCTGGAAGCGAGCGAAAAGACTCGTCAGCACAAGGAAAAAAGATGTACTGGTTGCAGAATACTATCTACCGCAATCAGACTATGTATTTCCTCAGATTCACTTTGCCGTCGAAGACCCAGTTGTTGCGCTCTTCGATCCATCGCTCATTCAGTGGAAAAAGATAGAGTCACTCAGCCCTGCTCGATTAGCCTGGGTGCGAGGCTATGATTTTTCTGATTACTTAAACTTTCCCATAGAATTAATAGAAGTAAATAACACCCAACAAGGATTAAAAATGTTATCGGCTGGGCGTATTGAAGTGCTTCTTGATTACGAGCAAGGCGTTAAGGAAGCAGCAAAACAAGAACATATGGATATCAGTCAATTTCAGTTGGAACAAGCCCTGCCCGGTAAAAAACTCTATCTTGCCTTTGCTAAAAATGACCATACCCCCAGACTCATTGAGTTATATGAACAGGGCATGAAAAGTATTTACTTATCAGGAGAATTAGAAAGACTCTACAAAAAATGGCATCAGTCGCAAAAATATCTCTGGTTTAAAGATTCAATAAAAAACCAAATTACGCCTACCGAGAAATAA
- a CDS encoding PACE efflux transporter: MSKLERVFHSILFEVIALVILSALAYWATGKDPIHLTGLAITLSMIAMMWNYIFNLLFDRVFGDDRAARGIKIRVGHAVLFELGMLIFSFPVIMWVMEMDFWGVLWMDLGVVVFFLIYAVGFNWLYDIARQKWFVRSYKQSELSI; encoded by the coding sequence ATGTCCAAGTTAGAACGTGTGTTTCACAGCATCTTATTTGAAGTTATTGCTTTGGTGATCTTATCTGCGCTGGCCTATTGGGCAACGGGCAAAGATCCGATTCACTTAACCGGTTTGGCTATTACACTTTCGATGATTGCGATGATGTGGAATTACATATTTAATTTACTGTTTGATCGGGTCTTTGGAGATGATCGCGCTGCAAGGGGGATAAAAATCAGAGTAGGGCATGCTGTACTCTTTGAGCTAGGAATGCTGATTTTTTCGTTTCCCGTCATTATGTGGGTGATGGAAATGGACTTTTGGGGTGTCTTATGGATGGATTTAGGCGTCGTCGTCTTCTTCTTGATTTATGCAGTTGGCTTTAATTGGTTATATGACATCGCTCGTCAGAAGTGGTTTGTTCGTTCATATAAACAGTCTGAGTTGTCCATATAG
- a CDS encoding pyridoxamine 5'-phosphate oxidase family protein, with protein sequence MTPLKKYWSDIVNVVTTGQRSSMHCAIASVGENGVPNITPIGTVFLRDDQTAFFFDTYTSQLAENLKHNPNICLMAVNTKTSFWLSSFLKGKFKSAPGVRLYGTVGELREATGEEVTAIAQRIKPLAWTKGSKLLWSDFTHVRDIQLSDFRPVQYPKMMEHLWN encoded by the coding sequence ATGACACCACTTAAAAAATATTGGAGCGACATTGTTAACGTAGTAACCACAGGACAACGATCGAGCATGCATTGTGCCATTGCATCGGTAGGGGAGAATGGGGTTCCTAATATCACGCCGATTGGTACAGTCTTTCTCAGAGACGATCAAACCGCCTTCTTTTTTGACACTTACACCTCTCAACTGGCAGAGAACCTCAAGCACAATCCGAATATTTGTCTGATGGCGGTTAATACCAAGACTTCTTTTTGGTTAAGCTCGTTTTTGAAAGGAAAGTTCAAATCAGCGCCCGGTGTACGTCTCTACGGGACGGTGGGTGAACTAAGAGAAGCAACTGGTGAAGAAGTGACCGCTATCGCTCAACGTATTAAGCCTCTGGCGTGGACCAAAGGCAGTAAATTGCTGTGGTCTGATTTCACTCATGTCAGAGACATTCAGTTATCGGATTTCAGACCGGTTCAATACCCCAAAATGATGGAGCATCTTTGGAATTAA
- a CDS encoding TetR/AcrR family transcriptional regulator translates to MVDQKSESQKKRSVSEQKRQSILDAAKETFVEQGYLATSMDAVAAKAGVSKRTVYNHFPSKEVLFSSIILELLNQTQGIMQFSFDAQTPVRPQLIEIARLKMQLFSNEDSLPLTRLILSETIRDPEKMMRVLSELEEAEAGFIHFLDEAGKAGKLRISNSQRAANQFFSLIKGEIFWPMILKGKSFPDDQTCLQVIEEATDMFLAYYGND, encoded by the coding sequence ATGGTTGATCAAAAGAGTGAGTCTCAAAAGAAACGTTCCGTCTCAGAGCAAAAGCGCCAATCTATTTTGGATGCAGCCAAAGAAACCTTTGTTGAGCAAGGGTATTTAGCGACGAGTATGGATGCCGTGGCTGCGAAAGCGGGAGTCTCCAAGCGAACTGTGTACAATCACTTTCCAAGCAAGGAAGTACTTTTTAGCTCCATTATTTTAGAACTGCTGAATCAAACTCAGGGGATTATGCAGTTTAGCTTTGATGCTCAAACTCCTGTTCGGCCCCAGCTCATAGAGATTGCCCGACTCAAGATGCAGCTTTTTTCGAACGAAGATTCTTTACCGCTAACACGATTGATCTTGTCTGAAACCATTCGTGATCCTGAAAAAATGATGAGGGTATTGTCGGAATTAGAAGAGGCTGAAGCTGGGTTTATTCATTTTCTTGATGAGGCTGGCAAGGCGGGAAAACTAAGAATTTCTAATAGTCAGCGGGCTGCTAACCAGTTCTTTAGTCTTATTAAGGGTGAGATTTTTTGGCCAATGATTTTAAAGGGAAAATCGTTTCCCGATGACCAAACATGTCTGCAAGTTATTGAAGAAGCAACAGATATGTTCCTTGCCTATTATGGTAACGACTAA
- a CDS encoding TetR/AcrR family transcriptional regulator, with the protein MASTKKTLLLETALNLFNEHGFHNTGIDMVQSVSGVSKTTMYKYFKSKDELILEVLRMRHEQFSEWMDGRVAEFAKSYEDKPCGKLRAMFDALHEWIQRDSFCGCNFINACAEFTCCSHPIHQLATEHKLSVQSYVQRLLDDAGIPQSKKLSVQICLLMDGAIVYAHTVGQKEAARIAKEMMIVQLESIACG; encoded by the coding sequence ATGGCATCTACAAAAAAAACGTTGCTGCTTGAAACAGCACTAAATTTGTTTAATGAACACGGATTTCACAATACTGGAATAGACATGGTTCAGTCGGTTTCAGGTGTATCCAAAACAACTATGTATAAGTACTTTAAGTCCAAGGATGAGTTAATTCTTGAAGTGCTTCGTATGCGACATGAGCAATTCTCCGAATGGATGGATGGTCGTGTAGCAGAGTTTGCTAAATCTTATGAGGATAAGCCTTGTGGAAAACTAAGGGCAATGTTCGATGCATTGCATGAGTGGATACAAAGAGATTCTTTTTGTGGCTGTAACTTTATCAATGCCTGTGCTGAGTTTACCTGCTGTTCTCATCCCATTCATCAGCTAGCTACCGAGCATAAGTTGTCTGTGCAAAGCTATGTCCAGCGACTGTTGGATGATGCGGGTATTCCTCAAAGTAAAAAGCTCTCTGTTCAGATTTGTTTATTAATGGACGGGGCGATTGTCTATGCACATACCGTTGGGCAAAAAGAGGCGGCCAGAATTGCCAAAGAAATGATGATTGTTCAGCTGGAAAGTATTGCTTGTGGTTAA
- a CDS encoding heme NO-binding domain-containing protein — MLGVYLSGLKSFISERFGADVWESSVPETLENQVQYGKPGSTFDFELFSILTPVAEQVDVPVSELLKMFGRYIFPRLLDFMPEAREQDMSFRSFMISVDRVVHKDVQRLYPDVRVPKIEFIQQANKLTMFYRSERKLCYLAEGLIIGAADFFQEQIELRHLMCMHHGADYCEIEIIIQ; from the coding sequence ATGTTAGGTGTGTACTTGTCAGGGTTGAAGAGCTTTATCAGTGAGCGTTTTGGTGCTGATGTTTGGGAATCAAGTGTACCAGAGACGTTGGAAAACCAGGTTCAATACGGCAAGCCTGGTAGTACTTTTGATTTTGAACTGTTTTCTATTTTGACTCCTGTGGCTGAGCAAGTCGATGTGCCAGTTTCTGAACTTCTCAAGATGTTTGGCCGATATATCTTTCCTCGTTTGCTTGATTTTATGCCAGAAGCCCGCGAGCAGGACATGTCTTTTCGCAGCTTTATGATCAGTGTTGATCGTGTTGTTCACAAGGATGTGCAAAGGCTCTATCCCGATGTTCGAGTTCCTAAAATCGAGTTCATTCAGCAAGCCAATAAGTTAACCATGTTTTATCGTTCTGAACGTAAGCTGTGTTATTTGGCAGAAGGCTTAATTATCGGTGCAGCAGATTTCTTTCAGGAACAAATCGAGTTACGACATCTTATGTGCATGCATCATGGTGCTGACTATTGTGAGATAGAAATTATTATTCAGTAA
- a CDS encoding TIGR02285 family protein produces MITDRLNNPLIWAAFLGVFFVCCSANTHAEKAIKWLEMDAPPYHIQQGETKNQGVVDKITNLLQQYMPDYQHSERVMNLPRVVEVMRVGQNVCHGSLYRTPEREGIAYFSAVPSTMFPPVGITIRQEDFDRFGKKSHVSIKRILSDRIFRGGISTGRSYGKVLDELLSEFDQTARLERRSGDDIYRGLINMLILGRVDYVLGSPMESGYVRHSLGNKWHVVNLMVDEHSTYDFGYVACSKTEWGKQVMGDINRLLLQLRPLDIYKAFFTQWLDELSQSSFEKAYQQQFLTRGLSVKP; encoded by the coding sequence GTGATCACAGATAGACTAAATAATCCATTGATTTGGGCTGCTTTCCTTGGTGTTTTTTTCGTATGTTGTAGTGCGAATACTCATGCAGAAAAGGCCATAAAGTGGCTTGAAATGGATGCGCCTCCTTATCATATTCAACAGGGTGAGACTAAAAATCAGGGGGTTGTAGATAAAATTACCAATCTTTTGCAGCAATACATGCCTGATTATCAACACTCTGAAAGAGTGATGAACTTGCCCCGGGTGGTTGAGGTAATGCGGGTTGGGCAGAACGTCTGTCACGGGTCTTTGTATAGAACCCCTGAACGAGAGGGTATCGCCTATTTTTCAGCTGTACCTTCAACCATGTTCCCGCCGGTAGGCATTACTATCCGGCAGGAAGATTTTGACCGGTTTGGAAAAAAATCCCATGTGTCGATAAAACGAATATTGTCTGATCGGATTTTCAGAGGAGGCATCTCAACCGGGCGTTCATACGGCAAAGTGCTCGATGAGCTTCTGTCTGAATTTGACCAGACAGCACGATTAGAGCGTCGCTCAGGAGATGACATCTATCGTGGCCTGATTAATATGCTGATTCTGGGTAGGGTTGATTATGTGTTGGGGTCTCCAATGGAATCGGGTTATGTGCGGCATAGCCTTGGTAATAAATGGCACGTTGTGAACCTTATGGTGGATGAACACAGTACGTATGATTTTGGCTATGTGGCTTGTTCTAAAACCGAGTGGGGCAAGCAGGTAATGGGCGACATTAATCGCCTGCTGTTACAATTACGTCCTCTTGATATTTATAAAGCCTTTTTTACTCAATGGTTGGATGAACTCAGCCAATCGTCTTTCGAAAAAGCCTATCAGCAGCAATTTTTAACCCGTGGCTTGAGCGTTAAACCATGA
- a CDS encoding metal-dependent hydrolase gives MALTSSHQAGIDIKVRKPSFDFTSVPEIWLSTAQTSHFMNALSVFIPATERLVIDILRRRIPGVHNPQLRVEVLQLIKQEGTHARLHRLANQQLAEAGFSAIEGLTHWQVKAFEFLIKFMPTSFVTSIPAAMEHFTVNISRAVLIEQKYWQGNTEENEAVRFLIWHAGEELEHQAVCFDVYREFGHKPLWFSLSLILFWMPLSALSTYLVQGYFLAKSRRLKTLTDWRRWAGFIGDSLPLFFSGAWKYCRKGYTPWTKDQLRLLQNTNSDKVP, from the coding sequence ATGGCGCTCACCAGTTCACATCAGGCAGGGATTGACATTAAGGTACGAAAGCCGAGTTTTGATTTTACTTCTGTGCCTGAAATATGGTTGTCGACTGCCCAAACCTCTCATTTCATGAATGCTTTGTCTGTATTCATTCCCGCCACTGAACGTCTTGTTATCGATATCCTGCGACGAAGGATACCAGGGGTTCATAACCCTCAGTTGCGCGTTGAGGTGTTGCAGCTCATAAAGCAAGAAGGAACTCATGCACGTCTTCATCGCTTGGCCAATCAACAATTGGCTGAGGCTGGCTTCTCTGCAATTGAGGGACTAACGCATTGGCAAGTAAAGGCATTCGAGTTTTTGATTAAGTTCATGCCAACCTCTTTCGTCACGTCTATCCCGGCCGCGATGGAACATTTTACGGTTAATATCAGTCGCGCTGTACTGATTGAACAAAAATATTGGCAGGGAAATACAGAGGAGAATGAAGCCGTTCGATTCTTAATCTGGCATGCCGGGGAAGAATTGGAACACCAAGCGGTATGCTTTGATGTCTATCGGGAATTCGGTCATAAGCCATTATGGTTTAGCTTGTCTTTAATACTTTTTTGGATGCCGCTTTCTGCGCTCAGTACTTATCTGGTACAGGGCTATTTCCTGGCGAAAAGTCGTCGGTTGAAAACACTGACGGACTGGCGACGTTGGGCTGGTTTTATAGGAGACAGTTTGCCGTTATTTTTTAGTGGGGCTTGGAAATACTGTCGAAAAGGCTACACGCCTTGGACAAAGGACCAGCTAAGGCTTCTTCAAAATACCAATTCGGATAAGGTTCCTTAG
- a CDS encoding MBL fold metallo-hydrolase encodes MIKRKRLLLISTTLISIMGVSAMSVGALNSKAPNSLEEVSKSSHYSNGKFHNTSNKTVEFKWSNLANYAKEYYKHRAVETEPKTKIPVQAILTENILSASEDTIWRLGHSTLLLKISGQLILIDPVFSDRASPFSFIGPKRFHQPPISIEDLPPLDAVLISHNHYDHLDKQSIKQLAHKVTNFVVPLGNKNDLIAWGVSDERITELDWWESIRIDEVHVVSTPAQHFSGRGLSDRDKSLWSSYVIKSNDTRVFFSGDTGYFNGFKEIGEKYGPFDLTLVETGAYHPSWATIHMLPEQSMQAHIDLQGRRMMPIHNGTFNLAMHSWQDPFEQITQLSQIHKVNVLTPKMGQPINIQGNEDTTRWWTDL; translated from the coding sequence ATGATTAAACGAAAACGTCTTCTGCTTATTTCAACCACACTTATTTCTATTATGGGAGTCTCTGCTATGTCTGTCGGTGCCTTAAATTCAAAAGCCCCTAACAGCCTTGAAGAAGTGTCGAAATCCAGTCATTACTCAAATGGAAAGTTTCACAATACGTCCAACAAAACGGTAGAGTTTAAGTGGAGTAACCTGGCTAACTACGCGAAAGAATATTACAAACACCGCGCTGTAGAGACTGAACCTAAAACAAAGATTCCGGTTCAAGCTATTTTGACCGAAAACATTCTATCTGCGTCAGAAGACACCATTTGGCGACTTGGGCACTCAACTCTTTTATTAAAAATATCAGGGCAGTTAATTTTAATAGATCCTGTTTTTTCAGATCGGGCGTCCCCCTTCTCTTTCATTGGTCCAAAACGCTTTCATCAACCCCCAATATCTATTGAAGACTTACCGCCACTCGATGCAGTGCTCATATCACACAATCATTACGACCACTTAGATAAGCAAAGCATTAAGCAACTGGCTCACAAGGTAACGAATTTTGTTGTCCCACTGGGTAATAAAAACGATCTGATTGCCTGGGGCGTCTCAGATGAAAGAATCACTGAGCTGGATTGGTGGGAATCGATTAGAATTGATGAAGTACATGTTGTCAGTACGCCTGCTCAACATTTTTCAGGTCGAGGGCTTAGCGATCGGGATAAGAGCTTGTGGTCGTCTTATGTTATCAAGAGTAATGACACTCGCGTATTCTTTTCCGGCGACACAGGCTACTTCAACGGTTTTAAAGAGATTGGCGAAAAATACGGTCCCTTCGACTTAACCTTGGTAGAAACAGGAGCGTACCACCCGAGCTGGGCCACAATTCACATGCTCCCTGAACAGAGTATGCAAGCTCACATAGATCTACAAGGTCGACGCATGATGCCCATTCATAACGGAACCTTTAATCTGGCAATGCACTCCTGGCAAGATCCGTTTGAACAAATCACTCAGCTGTCGCAAATTCACAAAGTTAATGTACTGACACCGAAAATGGGACAACCCATAAACATCCAGGGCAATGAAGATACAACCCGCTGGTGGACTGATCTCTAA
- a CDS encoding LysR family transcriptional regulator — MNNLDYLRMFVISAETGSFSACARSLGKAQSAISQGIANLEIDLGCQLFDRSSHKPTLTEQGHRLLSHAKAVLMQSEELRTAASAMSKDQESNLILAIDDAIFSPAFEPIIQEFSQRFPATALELLSIASPDIAEIVQTGRADIGLMFCDFVFPKEVDLCFLGNLPFYAVVSPEHPLATLSSVTVSDLLPQRQILLKGVDGRELAQFAPLSAQLWWSNNFYMQSELVKQGMGWAYLPQHMAHAGIHRGDFTELKLSFDHKPWNPPIDRVMQKNRVAGPALLWLSEALKEVFD; from the coding sequence ATGAATAACCTCGACTACCTAAGAATGTTTGTTATCTCCGCAGAAACAGGGTCTTTTTCTGCTTGTGCCAGATCGTTAGGAAAGGCGCAATCCGCCATCAGCCAAGGTATAGCGAACCTGGAAATCGATTTAGGCTGTCAGCTATTTGACCGTTCAAGCCATAAACCTACGCTTACAGAACAAGGCCATCGATTACTTTCTCATGCGAAAGCCGTTCTCATGCAATCAGAAGAGCTCAGAACCGCAGCCAGTGCGATGAGCAAAGACCAGGAATCCAACTTAATTCTGGCAATTGATGATGCAATATTTTCACCCGCTTTCGAGCCAATCATTCAGGAATTCTCCCAACGATTTCCAGCAACGGCATTGGAATTACTTTCAATTGCCAGTCCTGACATTGCGGAGATTGTTCAGACCGGCCGTGCTGACATAGGACTGATGTTTTGTGATTTTGTCTTCCCTAAGGAAGTTGATCTCTGCTTTCTTGGTAATCTGCCTTTCTATGCGGTGGTCAGCCCCGAACACCCGCTGGCTACACTATCATCGGTTACTGTCTCCGATTTGCTTCCCCAGCGGCAAATACTGCTTAAGGGCGTGGATGGGCGCGAGTTAGCTCAATTCGCCCCCCTGTCTGCTCAACTATGGTGGAGCAACAATTTCTACATGCAATCAGAGCTCGTAAAACAAGGAATGGGCTGGGCCTACTTACCTCAGCATATGGCACATGCAGGCATACATAGAGGGGACTTTACAGAACTGAAGTTGAGCTTCGATCACAAACCATGGAATCCACCCATTGATCGAGTCATGCAAAAAAATCGTGTAGCTGGCCCAGCATTACTCTGGCTATCAGAAGCGTTAAAAGAAGTTTTTGACTAA